The DNA region CGTGACGGTTGAAGTCCGCGTCGGCGGCGGCGATGACGGCGTTGACGAGGTGCGCGGGGATGTGCTGCGGGTTCTGGTCGCTGACGGGGATGTAGCGGCGCGGGGTTTCGTTCGGCGCAAACGTGGCGAGGACGCGCGTGCCTGTGCGGTCGTAGATGCGCGTGGGCTGCAGGAGCAAACCGTCGGGCGGGTTGAGCAGGATGGGCAGGGCTTGCGTGGAGGGCAGGTCGCGGGTGACGTCGGCGTAGGCGAACGCGCCCAGCAAAATGGCGGCGCCGAGCAGGATCGAAAGGATGATCCCCCCGCTGAGGATGAATCCGCGCGCGCGGTTTTCGCTTTGTTTTTGTCGGTTCAGTCGGCGTTCGCGGCGGGCGCGGAGGACGGGCAGGGTGGAGGGCATGGGGGAAGTATAAAGTATGAAAGAGGAAAGAAGAAAGAGAGAGAAGTGAAAAACTCCGAGTGAATGGCTCGGAGTTTTTTTATATTAATCATCCCGCTCTTGTAAATTTACTATATCTCCAATCCAAAGCATCTCTATTTGGATAATGGTTTTTCGATCTTGGCAAAATTAGTTTGGTCTTGTGTAAGCCTTTTAATCCATGTTGTAAAACAGGACCATCTTCTTCTTCCAAAATATCTTCACGAACATGAATAATATAGTCAGGTGTCACACCAATTATGAAACTGTCATAAGCGGCGTGATGTAGTTTACAAAGAGACAATCCATTGTCGATTGTGGATTTTCCTTCAGGAAGGTTGTCAGGGATGATATGAGCGGCGTCAAGTAATTCTCGATGCTTCAAACGACAAAATGCGCATTGGGATTTGTATGCATTTAATACTTTCTCTCGGAAACTCCGTTGATGTAATCTGATTTTTACAGTCGAAGTTAAATAAGCGTGCCTTGCATCGGATACTTCTGCAACTTGACGCGCGATGTAGGATTCTGTGTATTCAAATGCAGGAAGAACGTCATCCACAGCCACTTTGAAAGTTAGGTTACTTGGATCATCTCCAATGATGTAAACGGGATATGTGGCAAGATATTTTCCTGGTTCGATCCCATGAAAATATACAAGTGGGCGTTTCAGCTCAAACACTTTTCTTAAGCCTACATTGTCACGGTGATTCGGGTCTGTTCCACGATAACGATAAATTAAGAAGTTGTCATTTCCAAAATAATCGTCATATGGACCTTTGGGTGCGGTCGTTATAGAAAGAGGCAGATCAAGAATTTGCGGCTTGAAAATCCCCTGTGGAGCAACAAGTGGAATTCGTTGACCTTGAAATTCAAAACCTTGTTCGAGTAATTTTCTTGGCAATACATCCCCATGCGAATTGATTTGTTCTGAAAGCCAATCGAATGCCGCTAATCGAACTTGCAGGTCAATATCCATTACACGATTTTACTCGCTAATCAGGCGAACAGGGAGCGCGACAGGTGGGTGACACGTCAACTACGGCGGATGGGCTGGCGCGTGGTCCGCGTGTGGGAACACGATTTGAAGGTCCCTGCGCGGGTGGGGGCGAGGGTGAAGAAGGCTTGGTCCATGACGGGGAGTTGATAGGGCGTTAATCTACGCGCAGTTTACGACTGCGTTCGCATCGCCCATAGTCCGAGTGCAGGTTATGGTAAAATGACGGAAAATATACGTCATATGACGGGTAAAATCCGTCAGAACAGAAAGGCTGCCCCATGATCGAAGTATTGCTTGGCTCAAAGAACGCCGAACGGGTGTTGATCTACATCTTTGCGCGCGAAGAGGGCTATGCGCGGGAGATTGCGCGGTTCTTTGAAACCGACTTGAAATCCATTCAAAACCAACTGGATAAATTGGAGGCAGGCGGGGTGCTCGTCAGCCGCGAGGTGGGGCGGACGCGTCCGTATGTTTTCAATCCGCGCTACCCGTTTTTGAGCGAATTGAAAGCCCTGTTGGAGAAGGCACTCTCGTTCTATCCAGCCGCCGAGCGGGATGACCTGATGATGAACCGCCGCAGACCGCGGTCAAGAGGGAAGGAACTGTGAAGCGCATCAAATCCATGAGCCAGGCGGAACTGGCGGCGTATATTCAGGATGCGTTGCACTCGGAAGGAATCCATGTGGTGCTGTCAGGCGGGAGCGCGGTTTCGTTTTACAGCGGGGATCAGTATGTATCGAAAGATTTGGACCTGGTCAACACAGGCTTTGCCAGACGAAGCAAGATCAAATCCATAATGGAGACATTGGGCTTCACCGAAAAGGGGCGGTATTTCCTGCACCATGAAACAACGCTGTTTGTGGAGTTTCCCGATGGTCCGCTTTCGGTGGGAGAGGAACCCGTGGCGGAAGTCAGCGAATTCGAGTTGTCAACGGGGACATTGAAGGTGTTGTCACCGACCGATTGCGTCAAAGACAGGTTGTGCGCCTTTTACTTCTGGAATGACCTGCAGGGTTTGGAACAGGCTGTCTTGGTCGCAAAAAGTCAAGCTGTGGATTTGAAGGAAGTCAAACGCTGGTCAAAGGTCGAGGGAAAGGAATTCGAATACAAGCGTTTTGAGAAGAAACTTTCAGATTGATGATAGCGGGTGGGGGCACGCTCACTCCCCCAGCAGATCCGCCAGAAAACTGAACAAGCCGCCTTCGTCTTCATCGTCCTTTTCAGGCAGGTCGCTGGAGACATGTCCGCTTTGCCCGTTGATGAGCAGCAGATGCTCGCGCCCGCCGAAGGGGATCTCGGTCATCCACACGGGCAGCAGGTTGAGCTTGAACGAGGTCACCAACATATTGGCGGATGAGGTGTGGACGATGTTGATTCCGCCCAGCAGGGACGGCAGGTCACGCCTCAATGTAGTGAACGTTTGGCTGCGTGCTTCGAGTGATGCATCCGCCATCGGGACGTCGTAGATCTCCGCCAGCCAACTCGCCAGATAGCGCGGGTCATACGGCTGGAGCGACTTAAGGTCGAAGGTGGGAATCAGTTTCGAGAAAACAGCGGACAGTTTGCGGGAGGCGGGAAGCGGCAGGTCATCCACCAGCACGGGATATTTATCCTGGATCCGTCTCACTTTGCGTTCGCGCTTGTTGCTGAACGTCTGTTCTTCGTATTCAACGATCTCGGCGGTGTAATCCAACATGCCGTCGATGTCGAAGGTCCATAACGGAAGATACAGCCCGCGCGGAAGTTCGACCTGCTTTTCGGGCGTGATGCCGTTGCCTTCGACCCACTCGATCAGCAGTTGGATGGCGCGTTTCTGGTCGAAGGAGTGCGGGATGATCGCGTCGGGCGCAAGCAGGTCTTTGGAGTTCTTAAGTTGAACGACATGCGGCGAATCGCAGTAGGCGCAGTTTGCCGAAATTTGTTTGGGCGGCAGGATGAACTCCGCGCCGCAGCCGTTGCAGTGAAAGGCTTGCTCCTGAAGCGGCTTGCCGTGTCCTTTCATGGTTGCCATCGCCACGATGAAATCTTTTTCGGCTTCGTCCCTTGCGCCCAAGCCGAGCGCGTGCTGGCGCGTGCAATAATCGCAGACCAGCGAACTGCTGCCGTCGGGCGCGAATGCCATGCGTCCGCCGCACTTCGGGCACATGAAGCGGTCGGCGTCCGCGCTTCGCAGACCTTCGGGCGCGGCGGGCAACTGGTCGGGGTTGACGATCTCATCCGCTTTGAGCGCGCCGTCCAGAATCGCCAGCGCGCGGCGCGCGCGGGTATGATGCAGGTCGTGCGAAAGACAGTTCTCCAGCGCCTTGCGTTTCTCTGCGGGATCATCGAGCGCTTCACCCATCCAGAACCACGCTTCGGCAAGCACGTCATGCGAGCCTGCCATATAAATGGCGCGGTCAAGATAGCGGCGGGCGGCGTCCATGTGACCCGCCTTCGCTTCGATGATCCCACTGCGGAGGAGTTCTTTTGCGTATGCGTTGCTCATAGGTTTATTTGCGATCTATTTAACCGCAGAGTGCGCGGAGTTTTTCTCTGTGTTCTCCGCGCCTCTGCGGTTAAATCATACTGTATTCCGTACCATCGCGTCCGTCATCTTCGCCACGCGCGCCATCTCCTTCACATCATGCACGCGGATGATGTCCGCGCCGCGCGTGATGCCCACCGCCACCGTCGCGGCAGTCCCTTCGAGGCGCTGGTCGGGCGGCAGGTCCAATGTAAATCCAATAAATGATTTGCGGGATGTGCCCAGCAGAATGGGATATCCCAACGCACGGATTTCGCCAAGGCGGTTGATCAATTCCAGATTATGCTCGCGCGTCTTTCCAAAGCCGATGCCTGGGTCGAGCAAAATGACATTTTCATCCACCCCGGCTTTCTTCGCGATCTCCACGCTGACGAGTAATTCGCGTTTCATATCTTCGAGCAAATCGTCA from Anaerolineales bacterium includes:
- a CDS encoding HNH endonuclease, translating into MDIDLQVRLAAFDWLSEQINSHGDVLPRKLLEQGFEFQGQRIPLVAPQGIFKPQILDLPLSITTAPKGPYDDYFGNDNFLIYRYRGTDPNHRDNVGLRKVFELKRPLVYFHGIEPGKYLATYPVYIIGDDPSNLTFKVAVDDVLPAFEYTESYIARQVAEVSDARHAYLTSTVKIRLHQRSFREKVLNAYKSQCAFCRLKHRELLDAAHIIPDNLPEGKSTIDNGLSLCKLHHAAYDSFIIGVTPDYIIHVREDILEEEDGPVLQHGLKGLHKTKLILPRSKNHYPNRDALDWRYSKFTRAG
- a CDS encoding winged helix-turn-helix domain-containing protein translates to MIEVLLGSKNAERVLIYIFAREEGYAREIARFFETDLKSIQNQLDKLEAGGVLVSREVGRTRPYVFNPRYPFLSELKALLEKALSFYPAAERDDLMMNRRRPRSRGKEL